CTCCTCGGCCCCGAAGTCGATGTAGCTGCCCGCGGGGACGAGCAGCGCCGGCGGGCCGGCCATCGCCTCGGTGTACAGGCTCGTGATCTCGTGGGCGACCAGCACCACCGACAGGCCGTCGATGATCGAGTGATCGGCGGCGAAGAAGACGGTGCACTCGGGTTCGGGATCGGAATGCTCGAGCGTCACGAACAGGTACGCGGGCCAGCGGTGCGGGGAGGTGAGCTCGTCGAACAGGTCGTGGACCCGCTCGTACACCGTGTCGGCGTCGAACTCGTACTCGTGCCGGACCTCGTTGAGTTCGATGCCGTCCGGGTCGATCGTGCGGCGGGTGATGCGGCCGTCGTGGCCAAGCGCGGCGTGACTGCGCAGCGGCTCGTGGCGTTCGATCCACATGCCGATCGCGGCCCGGAACGCGTCGTGGTCGAGCTGCCCCGGCAGCCGGAACGCCGCGCCCAGCCAGGACTCGCGGCCGTCGTCGTGGGTGCCGTCGGCAGTCCGGCGCAGGTGTGCCTCGTGGATGTACGACGCGGGTCGGCCGTCGTCGACCCAGCCCGTCGTGGCCTCGGGTAGCCATTCGGTGAGCATGCCGGGGGAGATCGCGTAGTCCGCGAGCTCGGTGAATTCCATCGTGGAGAATCCAGTCTCTTGTCCCGCCGCGGGTGGCGGCGGTGAACATCGTCACAGGGAAGGTGTCGGGGAGGGTCGCTCCCCGGCTCAGCCTCGGTTCGAAGGATGCACGCTCAGCGGAGGTGCCGCTTGATGCGTGCGAGCATCGCGCTCATGCCGCGCAGGCGCAGCGGGCTGACCGCGTCGGCGAGGCCGAGTGCCGAATAGAAGTCGTCGGGAACCGCGAGAATCGTTGCGGCGCTGTGCCCGTCGAGTCCCTGATGCAGGATCGACGCGAAGCCCCGGGTCGTCGGCGCCTCGGGCGGTGCGCTGAAGTGCAGACGGACCTTGTCGAGGTCGCTGCTGTCGACGGTCAGGAACAGGGGCGACTGGCACTCGGGGACCGGCTCCATCGCGTCCTGCTCGAGCTCCGGCGGCAGCGGTGCCAGCTCGCGACTGAACTCGAGCAGCAGCTGCAGCTTGTCCTGACCGTCGACGGCGGCGAAGTCGTCGACGATCTCGGCAAGGCTCTCCGGCAGGCTCACGAGGCGGCTTCCTCGGCGGAGCCCGGCAGGACGCCGGGCTGATCACCCTTGACGATCGGGACCCGCACGACGTTGCCCCACTCGGTCCACGAACCGTCGTAGTTCCGGACGTTCGGGTATCCGAGCAGGTGCGTCAGCACGAACCACGTGTGGCTGGACCGCTCACCGATCCGGCAGTACGCGATCACGTCGTCGCCCCGCGAGAACTCCGAGTAGATCTCCTCGAGTTCGGGGAGGCTGCGGAAGCGCCCGTCCGGGGCCGCTGCCCGCGCCCACGGGATCGACACCGCGGTCGGGATGTGGCCGCCGCGCAGCGCGCCCTCCTCCGGGTAGTCCGGCATGTGGGTCCGCTCGCCCGTGTACTCCTGCGGGGACCGTACGTCCACCAGCGGGCCGTTGCCGAGATGCCCGAGCACGTCGTCCCGGAACGCGCGGATCGAGCTGTCGTCCCGCGCCACCACCGGGTACTGCGTCGGCGCGGGAGCAGGAACGTCGAGCGTGGTGTCCCGGTTCTCCGACAGCCACGCGTCCCGGCCGCCGTCGAGCAGACGGACGTCCTGGTGGCCGAACAGCGTGAACACCCACAGTGCGTACGCCGCCCACCAGTTGCTCTTGTCGCCGTAGATCACGACGGTGTCGTCGCGTTCGATGCCCTTGCGGCTCATCAGGTCGGCGAACGCGGCGCCGTCGATGTAGTCGCGGGTGACCGGGTCGTTGAGGTCGAGGTGCCAGTCGATCTTCACCGCGCCGGGGATGTGGCCGATGTCGTAGAGCAGCACGTCCTCGTCCGACTCCACCACCTTCACGCCGGGGGCGCCCAGGTTGACTGACAGCCACTCGGTCGAGACGAGTCGCTCCGGATGGGTATACGCAGCGAACGCGGGGTTGGGATCGGGTGCGACGGGCACGGGTGGGCTCCTGAGGCAGGTGTGTGTGGAGGGTTGTCCACTACCGATTCTATGTGGTCGCTCGTTCGGCAGAGTGACCGATCTCGCGCGCGCTCCGGCGGGTACTGTCGGGCCCCGTGACGAGCCTCGACGACCGCCGCGGCGACCTGGCCACCCGCGCCGACGTCGATCGGCTGCTGCGCCGCTTCTACGAGCGGGCCATGAGCGACCCGCTGCTGGCCCCCGTCTTCGAGACCCTCGCGGTCGTCGGACTCGACGAGCACCTGCCGGTGGTCGGTGACTTCTGGGAGCAGATCCTGTTCCGCAGCACCCGCTATCAGGGCCATTTCGTGCCGGTACACGAGGCGCTGCATCGGCAGCACGGACTCACCGACGAGCGGTTCCGGCGATGGCTGGAGTTGTGGTGCGAGACCGTGGACGAATCGTTCGCGGGTACCGACGCGGAACGGGCCAAGTCCAAGGCGCGTGCGATGGCAGCGGCGCTGCAACGCGGCCGGGCTTAGCGGACCGGGTCTAGCGGACCAGCGAGTTCGCGGCCCACAGTTCGGCGATCGAGACGCCGACGTCGGACAGCAGTCG
This genomic stretch from Prescottella soli harbors:
- a CDS encoding SufE family protein codes for the protein MSLPESLAEIVDDFAAVDGQDKLQLLLEFSRELAPLPPELEQDAMEPVPECQSPLFLTVDSSDLDKVRLHFSAPPEAPTTRGFASILHQGLDGHSAATILAVPDDFYSALGLADAVSPLRLRGMSAMLARIKRHLR
- a CDS encoding group III truncated hemoglobin, whose translation is MTSLDDRRGDLATRADVDRLLRRFYERAMSDPLLAPVFETLAVVGLDEHLPVVGDFWEQILFRSTRYQGHFVPVHEALHRQHGLTDERFRRWLELWCETVDESFAGTDAERAKSKARAMAAALQRGRA
- a CDS encoding sulfurtransferase, whose protein sequence is MPVAPDPNPAFAAYTHPERLVSTEWLSVNLGAPGVKVVESDEDVLLYDIGHIPGAVKIDWHLDLNDPVTRDYIDGAAFADLMSRKGIERDDTVVIYGDKSNWWAAYALWVFTLFGHQDVRLLDGGRDAWLSENRDTTLDVPAPAPTQYPVVARDDSSIRAFRDDVLGHLGNGPLVDVRSPQEYTGERTHMPDYPEEGALRGGHIPTAVSIPWARAAAPDGRFRSLPELEEIYSEFSRGDDVIAYCRIGERSSHTWFVLTHLLGYPNVRNYDGSWTEWGNVVRVPIVKGDQPGVLPGSAEEAAS